The following are from one region of the Edwardsiella tarda ATCC 15947 = NBRC 105688 genome:
- the moaA gene encoding GTP 3',8-cyclase MoaA — protein sequence MSSQLTDAFARKFYYLRLSVTDVCNFRCTYCLPDGYRPASHEAKRFLSLDEIRRVSRAFAALGTEKVRLTGGEPTLRRDFCDIIAAVRENPGIKTLAVTTNGYRMARDVAAWRQAGLSAINVSVDSLDARQFHAITGEDRFAQVMAGIDAAFAAGFERIKVNTVLMRDVNDQSLNAFLHWIRHRPIQMRFIELMETGEGSDLFRRHHVSGELIRRQLLAAGWQRRLPGRSDGPAQVFWHPDYQGEVGLIMPYEKNFCASCNRLRVSALGNLHLCLFGEQGMTLRDLLQQDAQLPALQARIAAALQHKRERHFLHQGDSGHTQNLSFIGG from the coding sequence ATGAGCTCCCAATTAACCGACGCTTTTGCGCGCAAGTTCTATTATCTGCGCCTCTCTGTCACCGATGTTTGCAACTTTCGTTGCACCTACTGCCTGCCGGACGGTTATCGCCCGGCCAGCCACGAGGCGAAGCGTTTCCTGTCGCTGGATGAGATCCGTCGGGTCAGTCGAGCCTTCGCCGCGCTGGGTACCGAGAAGGTGCGTCTAACGGGGGGAGAGCCCACGCTGCGTCGCGACTTCTGCGACATCATCGCCGCCGTGCGTGAGAATCCGGGCATTAAAACCCTGGCGGTGACCACCAATGGTTATCGCATGGCGCGTGATGTGGCCGCTTGGCGTCAGGCGGGGCTGAGCGCGATCAACGTCAGTGTCGACAGCCTGGACGCGCGGCAGTTCCATGCCATCACCGGCGAGGATCGTTTTGCCCAGGTGATGGCGGGTATCGACGCCGCCTTCGCGGCGGGTTTCGAGCGCATCAAGGTGAATACCGTGCTGATGCGTGACGTGAACGATCAGAGCCTCAACGCCTTCCTGCACTGGATCCGCCATCGTCCGATTCAGATGCGCTTCATCGAGTTGATGGAGACCGGCGAGGGCAGCGATCTGTTCCGCCGTCATCACGTCTCGGGGGAGCTGATCCGCCGTCAACTGCTGGCCGCCGGCTGGCAGCGCCGCTTGCCCGGGCGGAGCGATGGTCCGGCTCAGGTATTCTGGCACCCGGACTACCAGGGCGAGGTCGGTCTGATCATGCCCTACGAGAAAAACTTCTGCGCCAGCTGCAACCGGCTGCGGGTCTCCGCACTCGGCAACCTGCATCTGTGCCTGTTCGGTGAGCAGGGGATGACGCTGCGCGATCTGCTGCAGCAGGATGCGCAGCTACCGGCGCTACAGGCACGCATCGCCGCCGCCCTGCAGCACAAGCGGGAGCGCCATTTCCTGCACCAGGGCGATAGCGGGCATACCCAGAATCTCTCTTTCATCGGCGGCTAG
- the moaC gene encoding cyclic pyranopterin monophosphate synthase MoaC, protein MSQLTHINAAGEAHMVDVSAKAETVREARAEAYVTMRPDTLAMIIDGKHPKGDVFATARIAGIQAAKSTWQLIPLCHPLLLSKVEVTLSVEPAHHRVRIETCCRLCGKTGVEMEALSAASVAALTIYDMCKAVQKDMVIGPVRLLAKSGGKSGDFRVEEAQ, encoded by the coding sequence ATGAGCCAGTTAACCCATATCAACGCGGCCGGCGAAGCGCACATGGTCGACGTCTCCGCCAAGGCGGAGACGGTACGCGAAGCGCGCGCCGAAGCTTACGTCACCATGCGCCCCGACACCCTGGCGATGATCATCGACGGTAAACACCCGAAGGGGGATGTGTTCGCCACCGCACGCATCGCCGGTATTCAGGCCGCCAAGAGCACCTGGCAGCTGATCCCGCTCTGCCATCCGTTGTTACTGAGCAAGGTGGAGGTGACGCTGAGCGTCGAACCGGCGCACCATCGCGTGCGCATCGAGACCTGTTGCCGCCTGTGTGGCAAGACCGGGGTAGAGATGGAGGCGTTGAGCGCCGCCTCGGTAGCGGCCCTGACGATTTACGACATGTGTAAAGCGGTCCAGAAAGATATGGTGATCGGGCCGGTGCGCCTGTTGGCCAAGAGCGGCGGTAAGTCGGGCGATTTTCGTGTCGAGGAGGCGCAATGA
- the moaD gene encoding molybdopterin synthase sulfur carrier subunit: MIQVLFFAQVRELTGCAQLACEACQDVETLRRQLIQHGDKWALALESGKLLAAVNQTMVSFDHPLQDGDEVAFFPPVTGG; encoded by the coding sequence ATGATCCAAGTGCTATTTTTTGCTCAGGTACGTGAACTGACCGGCTGTGCCCAGTTAGCGTGTGAGGCCTGTCAGGATGTGGAGACCCTGCGCCGACAGTTGATCCAGCACGGTGATAAGTGGGCCCTGGCGTTGGAGTCGGGTAAGCTGCTGGCCGCCGTCAACCAGACCATGGTCTCCTTCGACCATCCGTTGCAGGATGGCGACGAGGTGGCCTTCTTCCCCCCCGTCACCGGAGGCTGA
- the moaE gene encoding molybdopterin synthase catalytic subunit MoaE, with protein sequence MTQSRIVVNTAHFAVADEYSWLAQCDEDGAVVTFTGKVRNHNLGDDVSALTLEHYPGMTEKALAQIVEQARARWPLGRVSVYHRIGPMQPGEEIVFVGVTSAHRGMAFQAAEFIMDYLKTRAPFWKREASNGHERWVDARDSDRQAAERW encoded by the coding sequence ATGACACAGAGTCGGATCGTCGTCAACACGGCACACTTTGCGGTCGCCGATGAGTATTCGTGGCTGGCGCAGTGCGATGAGGATGGCGCGGTGGTGACCTTCACCGGCAAGGTGCGCAACCATAACCTGGGGGATGACGTCAGTGCGCTGACGCTAGAGCACTATCCGGGGATGACGGAGAAGGCGCTGGCGCAGATCGTCGAGCAGGCGCGCGCCCGCTGGCCGTTGGGACGGGTGTCCGTGTACCACCGTATTGGTCCGATGCAGCCCGGCGAGGAGATCGTCTTCGTCGGCGTGACCAGCGCCCATCGCGGCATGGCCTTCCAGGCGGCGGAGTTCATCATGGATTATCTGAAGACGCGTGCGCCCTTCTGGAAGCGCGAGGCCTCGAATGGCCACGAGCGTTGGGTCGATGCCCGCGATAGCGACCGTCAAGCCGCCGAGCGCTGGTAA
- a CDS encoding flavodoxin family protein has translation MAVIVMVYHSGYGHTARAAEAVAQGAQGIDGVQITLLPIDSEGNLPEHGWEQLAAADAIIMGSPTYMGGPSWQFKKFADASSKPWFTQQWRDKLFAGFTNSASMNGDKLSTLDYLFHLSQQHGGVWVGMGMLPANSKAAQRNDVNYIAGFSGLMTVSPSDATPDEAPLPGDLETARRFGARVATLAVRWGGAAS, from the coding sequence ATGGCAGTCATCGTTATGGTGTATCACAGCGGTTACGGGCATACCGCCCGCGCCGCCGAGGCGGTCGCGCAAGGGGCGCAAGGCATCGACGGCGTGCAGATCACACTGCTGCCGATCGACAGCGAGGGCAATCTGCCCGAGCACGGCTGGGAGCAGTTAGCGGCGGCCGATGCCATCATCATGGGCTCGCCGACCTATATGGGTGGGCCCTCCTGGCAGTTCAAGAAGTTCGCCGACGCATCCTCTAAACCCTGGTTCACTCAGCAGTGGCGCGACAAGCTGTTCGCCGGGTTTACCAACTCCGCCAGCATGAACGGCGACAAGCTCTCTACCCTGGATTACCTGTTCCATCTGTCGCAGCAACATGGCGGCGTGTGGGTCGGCATGGGTATGTTGCCAGCCAACAGCAAGGCGGCACAACGTAATGATGTGAACTATATCGCCGGTTTCTCTGGGCTGATGACCGTCTCCCCCTCCGACGCGACGCCGGATGAGGCGCCATTGCCGGGCGATCTGGAGACGGCGCGGCGTTTCGGTGCGCGGGTGGCCACGCTGGCTGTGCGTTGGGGCGGCGCGGCATCATAA
- a CDS encoding Bax inhibitor-1 family protein: protein MDRYPRTNGTLVERAGSGLQAYMAQVYGWMCCGLLLTALVAWYAARTPALMELIFANKVVFFGLIIVQLGVVFVLSGMVNRLSGSAATGLFMFYSLLTGLTLSSIFIVYTYSSIASTFVVSAGMFGAMSLYGYTTKRDLSGMGSMLFMALIGLVLASLVNIWLKSSTLTWIVTYAGVLIFVGLTAYDTQKLRVMGEQIASDDRDGFRRYAIMGALTLYLDFINLFLMLLRIFGDRR, encoded by the coding sequence ATGGATCGTTACCCACGAACAAATGGCACACTGGTTGAGCGTGCCGGTAGCGGCCTCCAGGCCTATATGGCGCAAGTGTATGGCTGGATGTGCTGCGGGCTGTTGCTGACGGCGCTGGTTGCCTGGTATGCCGCCCGGACGCCGGCGCTAATGGAGCTGATCTTCGCCAATAAGGTGGTTTTCTTCGGGCTGATCATCGTGCAGTTGGGGGTGGTGTTCGTGCTGTCGGGGATGGTTAACCGCTTAAGCGGATCCGCCGCCACCGGGCTGTTCATGTTCTACTCGCTGCTCACCGGCCTGACGCTGTCGAGCATCTTCATCGTCTACACCTACAGCTCTATCGCCAGTACCTTCGTGGTCAGCGCCGGGATGTTTGGCGCCATGAGCCTGTATGGCTATACCACGAAACGCGATCTGAGCGGGATGGGGTCGATGCTATTTATGGCGTTGATTGGCCTGGTGCTGGCATCGCTGGTCAATATCTGGCTGAAGAGCAGCACCCTGACCTGGATCGTGACCTACGCCGGGGTCCTGATCTTCGTCGGTCTGACCGCTTACGATACCCAGAAGCTGCGTGTGATGGGGGAACAGATTGCGAGTGATGATCGCGACGGTTTCCGTCGTTATGCGATCATGGGGGCGTTGACGCTCTACCTGGACTTCATCAACCTGTTCCTGATGCTGTTGCGCATCTTCGGCGATCGCCGCTAA
- the ydeP gene encoding acid resistance putative oxidoreductase YdeP: MKQKIETYRAAAGGWDAVKAVAGALRQQMDLRREVIAMFDMNKPDGFDCPGCAWPDPKHSASFDVCENGAKALAWEVTDKRLDAPFFTAHTVQSLLSWDDHALEAAGRLTLPLKYDAASDRYLPLSWQQAFDEIGARLQGYSDPNQVEFYTSGRTSNEAAFLYQLFAREYGSNNFPDCSNMCHEPTSVGLAASIGVGKGTVLLEDFEQCDLVICIGHNPGTNHPRMLTSLRALVKRGAKMIAINPLQERGLERFTAPQNPLEMLTDAETQLASAYYRVRIGGDTALLKGMMRLLIERDEAARAAGQAPLLDDAFIQTHTVGYADLRRDVLNTNWADIERISGLRQAQIAELVDAYAAAERTIICYGMGITQHQHGTQNVQQLVNLLLLKGNIGRPGAGICPLRGHSNVQGDRTVGITEKPSAEFLARLGERFGFTPPSAPGHAAVASMQAICCGQARALICLGGNFALAMPDRQASAIPLTQLDLAVHIATKLNRSHLLTAHHSYILPVLGRSEIDMQKSGAQAVTVEDSMSMVHASRGVLKPASALLKSECAVVAGIAQAALPHSVVAWESLVEDYDRIRDDIEAVFPAFADFNQRIRHPGGFHLTNAAAERRWLTASGKANFIPCEGLLEDPASAFNSELVLATVRSHDQYNTTLYGMDDRYRGVFGQRDVVFISAEQAQRCGVQAGERVNLIALTSEGKRSARRMDGLTVVIYPMADRSLATYFPESNHMLTLENHDPASGIPAYKSIPVVLERVG; this comes from the coding sequence ATGAAGCAGAAGATAGAAACCTATCGGGCCGCCGCCGGCGGTTGGGATGCGGTGAAGGCGGTGGCGGGTGCGCTGCGCCAGCAGATGGATCTGCGGCGTGAGGTGATCGCCATGTTTGACATGAACAAACCGGATGGCTTCGACTGCCCGGGATGTGCCTGGCCGGATCCCAAGCACAGTGCCTCATTCGACGTGTGCGAAAATGGCGCCAAGGCATTGGCCTGGGAGGTGACGGATAAGCGGCTGGATGCCCCGTTTTTTACCGCGCATACGGTGCAGTCACTGCTGAGTTGGGACGATCACGCGCTGGAGGCCGCCGGCCGCCTGACCTTGCCGTTAAAGTATGATGCCGCCAGCGACCGTTACCTGCCGTTGAGCTGGCAGCAGGCGTTCGATGAGATCGGCGCTCGTCTGCAAGGTTATAGCGACCCGAACCAGGTCGAGTTCTATACCTCGGGGCGCACGTCTAACGAGGCCGCCTTCCTCTATCAGCTCTTCGCCCGCGAGTATGGCAGCAACAACTTCCCCGACTGCTCTAACATGTGCCATGAGCCAACCAGCGTCGGCCTGGCCGCCAGCATCGGCGTCGGTAAGGGAACGGTACTGCTGGAGGACTTCGAGCAGTGCGATCTGGTGATCTGTATCGGCCATAATCCTGGGACCAACCATCCCCGCATGTTGACCTCACTGCGGGCCTTGGTGAAGCGTGGGGCGAAGATGATCGCCATCAACCCCCTACAGGAGCGCGGTCTGGAACGATTCACCGCGCCGCAGAACCCGCTGGAGATGTTGACGGATGCCGAGACCCAGTTGGCCAGCGCCTACTACCGGGTGCGCATCGGCGGCGATACGGCGTTGCTCAAGGGGATGATGCGTTTATTGATCGAGCGCGATGAGGCGGCCCGCGCCGCCGGGCAGGCGCCGCTGCTGGATGACGCCTTTATTCAGACGCATACCGTCGGCTATGCCGATCTGCGTCGTGACGTACTCAATACGAACTGGGCGGATATTGAGCGGATCTCCGGCTTGCGCCAGGCCCAGATCGCCGAGCTGGTCGATGCCTATGCCGCCGCCGAACGTACCATCATCTGCTATGGGATGGGGATCACGCAACACCAACACGGGACGCAGAACGTACAGCAGCTGGTCAATCTGCTGCTACTGAAGGGGAACATCGGGCGGCCGGGAGCGGGCATCTGCCCGTTACGCGGCCATTCCAATGTGCAGGGCGATCGTACCGTCGGCATTACCGAGAAGCCATCGGCCGAGTTTCTGGCTCGTCTGGGGGAACGCTTCGGCTTCACGCCACCCTCGGCTCCCGGCCACGCGGCGGTCGCCAGTATGCAGGCGATTTGTTGCGGCCAGGCCCGGGCGCTGATCTGCCTGGGGGGAAACTTTGCGCTGGCGATGCCCGATCGGCAGGCGAGTGCCATTCCGTTGACCCAGTTGGATCTGGCGGTGCATATCGCCACCAAGTTGAACCGTTCGCACCTACTGACCGCGCACCATAGCTATATCTTACCGGTACTGGGGCGCAGCGAGATCGACATGCAAAAGAGCGGGGCTCAGGCCGTGACGGTGGAAGACTCGATGTCGATGGTGCATGCCTCGCGTGGGGTATTAAAACCGGCCAGTGCCTTACTGAAGTCAGAGTGTGCCGTGGTGGCCGGCATCGCCCAGGCGGCCTTGCCGCATAGCGTGGTGGCCTGGGAGAGCCTGGTGGAGGATTACGATCGTATTCGTGACGACATCGAGGCGGTATTCCCGGCCTTTGCCGACTTTAATCAGCGTATCCGTCATCCGGGCGGTTTCCACCTGACCAATGCGGCGGCGGAGCGGCGCTGGTTGACGGCATCGGGTAAGGCTAATTTTATTCCCTGTGAGGGTCTGTTAGAGGATCCCGCCTCGGCGTTTAACAGCGAGTTGGTATTGGCGACGGTGCGTAGTCACGATCAATACAACACCACCCTGTATGGGATGGATGACCGTTACCGTGGGGTGTTTGGCCAGCGCGATGTGGTGTTTATCAGCGCCGAGCAGGCGCAGCGCTGTGGTGTGCAGGCGGGCGAACGCGTCAATCTGATCGCCTTGACGTCGGAGGGGAAACGCAGCGCTCGCCGAATGGATGGCTTAACGGTGGTGATCTACCCGATGGCCGATCGCTCATTGGCGACCTACTTCCCCGAGTCCAACCATATGCTGACCTTAGAGAATCATGACCCAGCGAGTGGCATCCCTGCCTATAAGAGTATTCCGGTGGTGCTGGAGCGGGTCGGTTAG
- the yfaE gene encoding class I ribonucleotide reductase maintenance protein YfaE: MSQHALDAAVETAASESDGCAPVRYRIRLARSGRQVDHLDDGGSLLASLERQQVALEYQCRSGFCGACRCRLLRGRVSYRQPPLAFLQADEILPCCCQVQQDIELDL, translated from the coding sequence ATGTCGCAGCACGCCCTAGACGCCGCCGTGGAAACGGCGGCAAGCGAGAGTGACGGTTGTGCGCCGGTGCGTTACCGCATCCGGCTGGCGCGGAGCGGACGCCAAGTCGACCACCTCGATGATGGCGGCTCCCTCTTGGCGAGCCTGGAGCGGCAACAGGTGGCGCTGGAGTACCAGTGCCGCTCCGGTTTTTGCGGCGCCTGCCGCTGTCGGCTACTACGCGGTCGAGTCAGCTACCGCCAACCGCCGCTGGCCTTCCTGCAGGCGGATGAGATCCTGCCCTGCTGCTGTCAGGTGCAGCAGGACATCGAACTGGATCTCTAA